One segment of Urocitellus parryii isolate mUroPar1 chromosome 5, mUroPar1.hap1, whole genome shotgun sequence DNA contains the following:
- the Pcgf6 gene encoding polycomb group RING finger protein 6 isoform X1: MEGVAAIAAGNAGAAKAEGAAVMPPPPPVSPPALTPPPAAGEEGPAPLPEVGAPGCSGSRPPELEPERSLGRLRGRFEDYDEELEEDEELEEEEEEEEEELSHFSLRLEGGRPDSEDEEERLINLAELTPYILCSICKGYLIDATTITECLHTFCKSCIVRHFYYSNRCPKCNVVVHQTQPLYNIRLDRQLQDIVYKLVINLEEREKKQMHDFYKERGLEVPKPAVPQSVPSSKGRTKKVLESVFRIPPELDMSLLLEFIGANEGTGHFKPLEKKFVRVSGEATIGHVEKFLRRKMGLDPACQVDIICGDHLLEQYQTLREIRRAIGDAAMQDGLLVLHYGLVVSPLKIT; the protein is encoded by the exons ATGGAAGGGGTCGCGGCGATCGCGGCGGGCAACGCGGGCGCTGCCAAGGCGGAGGGAGCCGCAGTCATGCCGCCGCCGCCTCCCGTGTCCCCACCTGCCCTCACCCCGCCGCCCGCGGCCGGCGAGGAGGGCCCGGCTCCTCTGCCCGAGGTGGGGGCTCCAGGCTGCTCCGGCTCCCGGCCCCCTGAGTTAGAGCCCGAGCGCAGCCTGGGCCGCTTGAGGGGCCGCTTCGAAGACTACGACGAGGAGCTGGAAGAGGATGAGGagttggaggaggaagaggaggaggaagaggaagagctgaGCCACTTCTCGCTGAGGCTGGAAGGGGGCCGGCCGGACTCTGAGGACGAAGAGGAG CGCCTGATTAATCTTGCTGAGCTGACACCATATATCTTGTGTTCCATTTGCAAGGGTTATTTAATAGATGCAACTACCATTACAgaatgtcttcatacgt tttGTAAAAGCTGCATTGTAAGACATTTTTACTATAGCAACAGATGTCCAAAATGCAACGTAGTTGTACATCAGACACAACCCCTTTACAATATAAG GTTGGACCGACAATTACAAGATATAGTGTACAAATTAGTGATCAATCTAGAGGAAA gagaaaaaaagcaaatgcatGATTTCTATAAAGAAAGAGGTCTAGAAGTACCTAAACCTG CTGTTCCACAGTCAGTCCCTTCAAGCAAAGGAAGAACTAAGAAAGTCCTAGAATCAGTATTTCGTATTCCACCTGAACTTGACATGTCTTTATTACTGGAGTTCATTGG TGCTAATGAAGGCACGGGACATTTTAag CCATTGGAAAAGAAGTTTGTTCGAGTTTCAGGAGAAGCCACTATTGGACATGTAGAAAAATTCCTCAGAAGAAAAATGGGTCTTGATCCAGCTTGTCAG GTAGATATCATCTGTGGTGATCACTTGCTGGAGCAGTACCAGACTCTAAGGGAGATCCGACGTGCAATAGGTGATGCAGCAATGCAA gATGGTCTGCTTGTCCTTCATTATGGTCTTGtggtttctcctctgaaaatAACTTGA
- the Pcgf6 gene encoding polycomb group RING finger protein 6 isoform X2 — MEGVAAIAAGNAGAAKAEGAAVMPPPPPVSPPALTPPPAAGEEGPAPLPEVGAPGCSGSRPPELEPERSLGRLRGRFEDYDEELEEDEELEEEEEEEEEELSHFSLRLEGGRPDSEDEEERLINLAELTPYILCSICKGYLIDATTITECLHTFCKSCIVRHFYYSNRCPKCNVVVHQTQPLYNIRLDRQLQDIVYKLVINLEEREKKQMHDFYKERGLEVPKPAVPQSVPSSKGRTKKVLESVFRIPPELDMSLLLEFIGANEGTGHFKFLLLKKLGFKHLILCILSVFEFHWKRSLFEFQEKPLLDM, encoded by the exons ATGGAAGGGGTCGCGGCGATCGCGGCGGGCAACGCGGGCGCTGCCAAGGCGGAGGGAGCCGCAGTCATGCCGCCGCCGCCTCCCGTGTCCCCACCTGCCCTCACCCCGCCGCCCGCGGCCGGCGAGGAGGGCCCGGCTCCTCTGCCCGAGGTGGGGGCTCCAGGCTGCTCCGGCTCCCGGCCCCCTGAGTTAGAGCCCGAGCGCAGCCTGGGCCGCTTGAGGGGCCGCTTCGAAGACTACGACGAGGAGCTGGAAGAGGATGAGGagttggaggaggaagaggaggaggaagaggaagagctgaGCCACTTCTCGCTGAGGCTGGAAGGGGGCCGGCCGGACTCTGAGGACGAAGAGGAG CGCCTGATTAATCTTGCTGAGCTGACACCATATATCTTGTGTTCCATTTGCAAGGGTTATTTAATAGATGCAACTACCATTACAgaatgtcttcatacgt tttGTAAAAGCTGCATTGTAAGACATTTTTACTATAGCAACAGATGTCCAAAATGCAACGTAGTTGTACATCAGACACAACCCCTTTACAATATAAG GTTGGACCGACAATTACAAGATATAGTGTACAAATTAGTGATCAATCTAGAGGAAA gagaaaaaaagcaaatgcatGATTTCTATAAAGAAAGAGGTCTAGAAGTACCTAAACCTG CTGTTCCACAGTCAGTCCCTTCAAGCAAAGGAAGAACTAAGAAAGTCCTAGAATCAGTATTTCGTATTCCACCTGAACTTGACATGTCTTTATTACTGGAGTTCATTGG TGCTAATGAAGGCACGGGACATTTTAag tttttgttgttgaagaAACTAGGTTTTAAACATTTGATCCTGTGTATTCTCTCTGTCTTTGAATT CCATTGGAAAAGAAGTTTGTTCGAGTTTCAGGAGAAGCCACTATTGGACATGTAG